The following are encoded in a window of Panicum virgatum strain AP13 chromosome 5N, P.virgatum_v5, whole genome shotgun sequence genomic DNA:
- the LOC120674317 gene encoding bidirectional sugar transporter SWEET1a-like, protein MEHIARFFFGVSGNLIALFLFLSPVVTFWRIIKKRSTEDFSGVPYNMTLLNCLLSAWYGLPFVSPNNILVTTINGTGSLIEAIYVVIFLIFAERRIRLRMLGLLGVVTSIFAAVVLISLLALHGNARKIFCGLAATIFSICMYASPLSIMRLVIKTKSVEFMPFLLSLSVFLCGTSWFIYGLLGRDPFVIIPNGCGSFLGLTQLILYAIYRNNKGTAAPAAKGEAAAEVEDAKKVAAAVELADATTNKVASQV, encoded by the exons ATGGAGCACATCGCGAGGTTCTTCTTCGGAGTTTCCG GGAATCTCATTgcgctcttcctcttcctgtcgCCTGT CGTCACCTTCTGGAGGATCATCAAGAAGCGCTCGACGGAGGACTTCTCCGGCGTGCCCTACAACATGACGCTGCTCAACTGCCTCCTATCGGCTTG GTACGGGCTGCCGTTCGTGTCCCCGAACAACATCCTGGTGACGACGATCAACGGGACGGGGTCGCTGATCGAGGCCATCTACGTGGTGATCTTCCTCATCTTCGCGGAGCGGCGGATCCGGCTGCGGATGCTGGGCCTGCTGGGCGTCGTCACCTCCATCTTCGCCGCGGTGGTGCTCATCTCGCTGCTGGCCCTCCACGGCAACGCCCGCAAGATCTTCTGCGGCCTGGCCGCCACCATCTTCTCCATCTGCATGTACGCCTCGCCGCTCTCCATCATG AGGCTGGTGATCAAGACGAAGAGCGTGGAGTTCATGCCGTTCCTGCTCTCCCTGTCCGTGTTCCTCTGCGGCACCTCCTGGTTCATCtacggcctcctcggccgcgacCCCTTCGTCATT ATCCCCAACGGGTGCGGGAGCTTCCTGGGCCTGACGCAGCTGATCCTGTACGCAATCTACCGGAACAACAAGggcaccgccgcgccggccgccaagGGGGAGGCCGCCGCGGAGGTGGAGGACGCAAAGAAGGTGGCCGCCGCGGTGGAGCTGGCCGACGCCACGACCAACAAGGTCGCCAGCCAGGTGTAG
- the LOC120675080 gene encoding uncharacterized protein LOC120675080, with protein MDVIVASFWSKRPPLLSRLYVYSPDLDPSAFSELPRILCVVEGLILFRVAIRCRQPGCVLMEECDYFVYHVDSASLELIPNPNPSPVAFRDEDVSLLPRGNGGFTVAALVPTTDPKVFMLHLLHSAIGSWTSQKVSLEAPQNEFPMETMEILRDRVVDACRLLHHSTSTVITLGGEKGTMGWVDLWRGILLCDVLLPEPELRGVPLPLPRAMFLAIVLPDEEIRIDFGCTKLYRGIAFIKEKRCLRFLDLDISNERLPDKNEKSLRFGWTVTTWSNCNLINSFDDWKMDCLPVHGDIIRFDEQMQKQLLKCQLLRPRSAQDKDNSVGRNLENLLVFLPTPSMDNSDVVFFIAKAEFLHPETYVFAIDMRSNHLQDVTEFGVEMELCDDFICHLGSVI; from the coding sequence ATGGACGTAATCGTGGCGTCCTTCTGGAGTAAGCGCCCGCCGCTCCTCTCCCGCCTCTACGTATACTCCCCCGATCTGGATCCCAGCGCCTTCTCGGAGCTTCCCCGCATCCTGTGCGTGGTGGAAGGCCTGATCCTCTTCCGCGTCGCCATCCGCTGCCGCCAGCCCGGTTGCGTCCTCATGGAGGAGtgcgactacttcgtctaccaTGTCGACAGCGCGTCGCTTGAACTCATCCCCAACCCCAACCCCAGCCCCGTCGCCTTCCGTGACGAGGATGTCAGCCTCCTACCTCGGGGTAACGGCGGCTTCACCGTCGCCGCGCTGGTGCCCACAACCGACCCCAAGGTGTTCATGCTTCACTTGTTACACTCAGCGATCGGGAGCTGGACATCCCAAAAGGTGTCTCTGGAGGCGCCACAGAACGAGTTCCCAATGGAGACAATGGAGATCCTAAGGGATCGGGTGGTGGATGCTTGTCGGTTATTGCATCATTCAACAAGCACCGTGATCACACTTGGGGGTGAGAAGGGGACCATGGGCTGGGTCGATCTCTGGAGGGGTATCCTTCTCTGCGATGTGCTCCTCCCAGAGCCTGAGCTCCGAGGCGTGCCTTTGCCGTTGCCAAGGGCAATGTTTCTGGCAATAGTTCTACCCGATGAAGAGATTAGGATCGATTTTGGATGCACAAAGCTGTACAGGGGCATTGCCTTCATCAAGGAAAAGCGCTGCCTCAggtttcttgatttagatatcAGTAACGAACGCCTTCCGGATAAGAACGAGAAAAGTTTGAGATTTGGATGGACGGTCACCACATGGAGCAACTGCAACCTAATCAATTCCTTTGATGACTGGAAGATGGATTGCCTACCAGTCCACGGAGACATCATCAGGTTTGATGAACAGATGCAAAAGCAACTGCTGAAGTGCCAACTGCTGCGACCGAGGTCAGCGCAGGACAAGGACAACAGTGTGGGCCGAAACTTGGAGAACCTCTTGGTTTTTCTACCCACTCCCAGCATGGATAATTCAGATGTTGTCTTCTTTATTGCCAAGGCTGAATTCCTACATCCTGAGACATATGTTTTTGCTATTGACATGAGAAGCAATCATCTGCAAGATGTGACTGAATTCGGAGTTGAAATGGAACTTTGTGATGATTTTATCTGTCACCTTGGTAGTGTCATATAG
- the LOC120672018 gene encoding uncharacterized protein LOC120672018 isoform X2, producing MPIDMPRGLPFAVDTWGPSSRHRRHRFLTHAHRDHLVGAGAAAADGSGGTVYATRLTLALALRHFPQLESWVFVDMEVGRTVAVDDPAGSFAVTAYDANHCPGAVMFLFEGQFGTILHTGDCRLTSDCVQNLPMKYIVKKGKENICRLDFVFLDCTFSKCFLKLPSKESAIQQIVGFHQLYDTASRKLEEARASLLPEPLFIRPSTQWYAICARSQKPSLTEAEQDEFGVWHICFSIHSSRDELEQALQLLQPQWVISTTPPCFAIELSYVKKHCFKTRLKADDPLWKIVRDPLQKSVSSPCSVLASETHRDKDHSDFVDGDDHSLSSSEECTYLNVRTLELKFVPSPPPDEPEITLFGRARFGSQAIDIMKEELCNQYITFEEGCLEEARACAPVDSVHGNSEDVETNSATGCVKDAPTSHHDHMEAGDEVGSCQHEAYLKQSEAFQAQSLPTIQRNILVLADEHGKFEAAKESKSSSFSEDSSLSIVRSGETTTCEKEPLCIIGSSKCLNPSLKRLYRSRNIPVPRPLPSLVRLLESSKRVKMQPSTCSSLNSRHSLP from the exons ATGCCGATAGACATGCCGCGGGGGCTCCCCTTCGCCGTCGACACGTGGGGCCCCTCCTCCCGCCACCGGCGCCACCGCTTCCTCACCCACGCGCACCGGGACCACCTCGtcggcgccggtgccgccgccgcagatgggtccggcgGCACCGTCTACGCCACCCGCCTCACCTTGGCCCTCGCGCTTCGCCACTTTCCCCAG CTGGAGAGCTGGGTGTTCGTGGACATGGAGGTGGGGAGGACGGTGGCTGTGGATGATCCCGCCGGCTCCTTCGCCGTCACCGCGTACGACGCAAACCACTGCCCTG GGGCGGTCATGTTCTTGTTTGAGGGTCAATTTGGTACCATACTTCACACAGGGGACTGTCGGCTTACATCGGATTGTGTACAGAATCTGCCAATGAAATACATAgtgaagaaaggaaaagagaacatTTGCCGACTTGACTTTGTGTTTCTAGATTGCACCTTCTCCAAATGCTTCCTCAAGCTACCAAGCAAGGAATCAGCAATCCAGCAG ATTGTCGGATTCCACCAATTATATGATACAGCAAGTAGGAAGCTTGAAGAAGCAAGGGCAAGTCTCCTGCCAGAACCCTTGTTTATTCGTCCATCAACACAGTGGTATGCAATCTGTGCTCGAAGCCAGAAACCTAGCCTAACAGAAGCTGAGCAGGATGAGTTTGGAGTATGGCATATTTGTTTCTCCATTCACTCCTCTCGTGATGAGTTGGAGCAGGCGCTGCAACTTCTGCAGCCTCAGTGGGTCATTTCAACAACTCCCCCGTGCTTCGCCATTGAGCTCAGCTATGTTAAGAAACATTGTTTTAAGACCCGCTTAAAAGCTGATGATCCACTGTGGAAAATAGTCAGAGATCCTCTTCAAAAGTCAGTGTCGTCCCCTTGTTCAGTGCTTGCTTCTGAAACACATAGAGACAAAGATCACTCAGACTTTGTTGACGGGGATGATCATTCATTGTCCTCCAGCGAAGAATGCACGTATCTAAACGTCAGGACCCTTGAACTGAAATTTGTGCCATCCCCTCCACCTGATGAACCAGAAATTACATTGTTTGGAAGAGCTAGGTTTGGTTCTCAGGCAATTGACATAATGAAAGAAGAGCTATGCAACCAGTACATCACCTTTGAAGAAGGATGTCTTGAAGAAGCTAGGGCATGTGCACCGGTGGATTCGGTTCATGGTAATAGTGAAGACGTTGAGACTAATTCTGCAACGGGATGTGTTAAGGACGCACCAACCTCCCATCACGATCACATGGAAGCTGGAGATGAGGTGGGTTCTTGTCAGCATGAAGCATACTTGAAGCAATCAGAAGCATTTCAAGCCCAGTCATTGCCCACAATTCAACGTAATATTTTAGTGCTTGCTGATGAGCATGGAAAGTTTGAAGCTGCAAAAGAGTCAAAATCATCAAGTTTTTCCGAAGACTCGAGCCTTTCCATAGTCAGAAGTGGAGAAACAACTACTTGTGAAAAGGAACCCTTGTGCATTATTGGATCATCCAAatgtttgaatccaagtttgAAGAGGCTTTACAGGTCAAGGAATATCCCTGTTCCACGGCCTCTCCCATCGCTTGTCAGACTTTTGGAATCCTCAAAGCGGGTCAAAATGCAACCAAGTACTTGTAGTTCGTTGAACTCACGGCACAGCTTACCCTAA
- the LOC120672018 gene encoding 5' exonuclease Apollo-like isoform X1, whose translation MPIDMPRGLPFAVDTWGPSSRHRRHRFLTHAHRDHLVGAGAAAADGSGGTVYATRLTLALALRHFPQLESWVFVDMEVGRTVAVDDPAGSFAVTAYDANHCPGAVMFLFEGQFGTILHTGDCRLTSDCVQNLPMKYIVKKGKENICRLDFVFLDCTFSKCFLKLPSKESAIQQVIACIWKHPHAPYVYLACDLLGHEDILVEVSRTFGLKIYVDQKLDCFKALSLTAPEIITDDPSSRFQIVGFHQLYDTASRKLEEARASLLPEPLFIRPSTQWYAICARSQKPSLTEAEQDEFGVWHICFSIHSSRDELEQALQLLQPQWVISTTPPCFAIELSYVKKHCFKTRLKADDPLWKIVRDPLQKSVSSPCSVLASETHRDKDHSDFVDGDDHSLSSSEECTYLNVRTLELKFVPSPPPDEPEITLFGRARFGSQAIDIMKEELCNQYITFEEGCLEEARACAPVDSVHGNSEDVETNSATGCVKDAPTSHHDHMEAGDEVGSCQHEAYLKQSEAFQAQSLPTIQRNILVLADEHGKFEAAKESKSSSFSEDSSLSIVRSGETTTCEKEPLCIIGSSKCLNPSLKRLYRSRNIPVPRPLPSLVRLLESSKRVKMQPSTCSSLNSRHSLP comes from the exons ATGCCGATAGACATGCCGCGGGGGCTCCCCTTCGCCGTCGACACGTGGGGCCCCTCCTCCCGCCACCGGCGCCACCGCTTCCTCACCCACGCGCACCGGGACCACCTCGtcggcgccggtgccgccgccgcagatgggtccggcgGCACCGTCTACGCCACCCGCCTCACCTTGGCCCTCGCGCTTCGCCACTTTCCCCAG CTGGAGAGCTGGGTGTTCGTGGACATGGAGGTGGGGAGGACGGTGGCTGTGGATGATCCCGCCGGCTCCTTCGCCGTCACCGCGTACGACGCAAACCACTGCCCTG GGGCGGTCATGTTCTTGTTTGAGGGTCAATTTGGTACCATACTTCACACAGGGGACTGTCGGCTTACATCGGATTGTGTACAGAATCTGCCAATGAAATACATAgtgaagaaaggaaaagagaacatTTGCCGACTTGACTTTGTGTTTCTAGATTGCACCTTCTCCAAATGCTTCCTCAAGCTACCAAGCAAGGAATCAGCAATCCAGCAG GTAATAGCGTGCATATGGAAGCATCCACATGCACCTTATGTTTACCTTGCTTGTGACCTTCTTGGGCATGAAGATATCCTTGTTGAGGTGTCTAGGACATTCGGGTTGAAGATTTATGTTGACCAGAAATTGGATTGTTTTAAAGCACTGTCACTCACAGCCCCTGAAATCATCACTGATGATCCATCTTCTCGCTTTCAG ATTGTCGGATTCCACCAATTATATGATACAGCAAGTAGGAAGCTTGAAGAAGCAAGGGCAAGTCTCCTGCCAGAACCCTTGTTTATTCGTCCATCAACACAGTGGTATGCAATCTGTGCTCGAAGCCAGAAACCTAGCCTAACAGAAGCTGAGCAGGATGAGTTTGGAGTATGGCATATTTGTTTCTCCATTCACTCCTCTCGTGATGAGTTGGAGCAGGCGCTGCAACTTCTGCAGCCTCAGTGGGTCATTTCAACAACTCCCCCGTGCTTCGCCATTGAGCTCAGCTATGTTAAGAAACATTGTTTTAAGACCCGCTTAAAAGCTGATGATCCACTGTGGAAAATAGTCAGAGATCCTCTTCAAAAGTCAGTGTCGTCCCCTTGTTCAGTGCTTGCTTCTGAAACACATAGAGACAAAGATCACTCAGACTTTGTTGACGGGGATGATCATTCATTGTCCTCCAGCGAAGAATGCACGTATCTAAACGTCAGGACCCTTGAACTGAAATTTGTGCCATCCCCTCCACCTGATGAACCAGAAATTACATTGTTTGGAAGAGCTAGGTTTGGTTCTCAGGCAATTGACATAATGAAAGAAGAGCTATGCAACCAGTACATCACCTTTGAAGAAGGATGTCTTGAAGAAGCTAGGGCATGTGCACCGGTGGATTCGGTTCATGGTAATAGTGAAGACGTTGAGACTAATTCTGCAACGGGATGTGTTAAGGACGCACCAACCTCCCATCACGATCACATGGAAGCTGGAGATGAGGTGGGTTCTTGTCAGCATGAAGCATACTTGAAGCAATCAGAAGCATTTCAAGCCCAGTCATTGCCCACAATTCAACGTAATATTTTAGTGCTTGCTGATGAGCATGGAAAGTTTGAAGCTGCAAAAGAGTCAAAATCATCAAGTTTTTCCGAAGACTCGAGCCTTTCCATAGTCAGAAGTGGAGAAACAACTACTTGTGAAAAGGAACCCTTGTGCATTATTGGATCATCCAAatgtttgaatccaagtttgAAGAGGCTTTACAGGTCAAGGAATATCCCTGTTCCACGGCCTCTCCCATCGCTTGTCAGACTTTTGGAATCCTCAAAGCGGGTCAAAATGCAACCAAGTACTTGTAGTTCGTTGAACTCACGGCACAGCTTACCCTAA
- the LOC120672018 gene encoding protein artemis-like isoform X3 codes for MFLFEGQFGTILHTGDCRLTSDCVQNLPMKYIVKKGKENICRLDFVFLDCTFSKCFLKLPSKESAIQQVIACIWKHPHAPYVYLACDLLGHEDILVEVSRTFGLKIYVDQKLDCFKALSLTAPEIITDDPSSRFQIVGFHQLYDTASRKLEEARASLLPEPLFIRPSTQWYAICARSQKPSLTEAEQDEFGVWHICFSIHSSRDELEQALQLLQPQWVISTTPPCFAIELSYVKKHCFKTRLKADDPLWKIVRDPLQKSVSSPCSVLASETHRDKDHSDFVDGDDHSLSSSEECTYLNVRTLELKFVPSPPPDEPEITLFGRARFGSQAIDIMKEELCNQYITFEEGCLEEARACAPVDSVHGNSEDVETNSATGCVKDAPTSHHDHMEAGDEVGSCQHEAYLKQSEAFQAQSLPTIQRNILVLADEHGKFEAAKESKSSSFSEDSSLSIVRSGETTTCEKEPLCIIGSSKCLNPSLKRLYRSRNIPVPRPLPSLVRLLESSKRVKMQPSTCSSLNSRHSLP; via the exons ATGTTCTTGTTTGAGGGTCAATTTGGTACCATACTTCACACAGGGGACTGTCGGCTTACATCGGATTGTGTACAGAATCTGCCAATGAAATACATAgtgaagaaaggaaaagagaacatTTGCCGACTTGACTTTGTGTTTCTAGATTGCACCTTCTCCAAATGCTTCCTCAAGCTACCAAGCAAGGAATCAGCAATCCAGCAG GTAATAGCGTGCATATGGAAGCATCCACATGCACCTTATGTTTACCTTGCTTGTGACCTTCTTGGGCATGAAGATATCCTTGTTGAGGTGTCTAGGACATTCGGGTTGAAGATTTATGTTGACCAGAAATTGGATTGTTTTAAAGCACTGTCACTCACAGCCCCTGAAATCATCACTGATGATCCATCTTCTCGCTTTCAG ATTGTCGGATTCCACCAATTATATGATACAGCAAGTAGGAAGCTTGAAGAAGCAAGGGCAAGTCTCCTGCCAGAACCCTTGTTTATTCGTCCATCAACACAGTGGTATGCAATCTGTGCTCGAAGCCAGAAACCTAGCCTAACAGAAGCTGAGCAGGATGAGTTTGGAGTATGGCATATTTGTTTCTCCATTCACTCCTCTCGTGATGAGTTGGAGCAGGCGCTGCAACTTCTGCAGCCTCAGTGGGTCATTTCAACAACTCCCCCGTGCTTCGCCATTGAGCTCAGCTATGTTAAGAAACATTGTTTTAAGACCCGCTTAAAAGCTGATGATCCACTGTGGAAAATAGTCAGAGATCCTCTTCAAAAGTCAGTGTCGTCCCCTTGTTCAGTGCTTGCTTCTGAAACACATAGAGACAAAGATCACTCAGACTTTGTTGACGGGGATGATCATTCATTGTCCTCCAGCGAAGAATGCACGTATCTAAACGTCAGGACCCTTGAACTGAAATTTGTGCCATCCCCTCCACCTGATGAACCAGAAATTACATTGTTTGGAAGAGCTAGGTTTGGTTCTCAGGCAATTGACATAATGAAAGAAGAGCTATGCAACCAGTACATCACCTTTGAAGAAGGATGTCTTGAAGAAGCTAGGGCATGTGCACCGGTGGATTCGGTTCATGGTAATAGTGAAGACGTTGAGACTAATTCTGCAACGGGATGTGTTAAGGACGCACCAACCTCCCATCACGATCACATGGAAGCTGGAGATGAGGTGGGTTCTTGTCAGCATGAAGCATACTTGAAGCAATCAGAAGCATTTCAAGCCCAGTCATTGCCCACAATTCAACGTAATATTTTAGTGCTTGCTGATGAGCATGGAAAGTTTGAAGCTGCAAAAGAGTCAAAATCATCAAGTTTTTCCGAAGACTCGAGCCTTTCCATAGTCAGAAGTGGAGAAACAACTACTTGTGAAAAGGAACCCTTGTGCATTATTGGATCATCCAAatgtttgaatccaagtttgAAGAGGCTTTACAGGTCAAGGAATATCCCTGTTCCACGGCCTCTCCCATCGCTTGTCAGACTTTTGGAATCCTCAAAGCGGGTCAAAATGCAACCAAGTACTTGTAGTTCGTTGAACTCACGGCACAGCTTACCCTAA
- the LOC120672019 gene encoding scarecrow-like protein 1: MSFVRRADPSTAYTDNLYIHKFAASSSNFAVRRFSSDTQLFRYGPEPYNGEYGHMGFIGSPSAAFQNSFCSQQASLTPYPLNADGRSPSVADTQSNSCSDAAKESPVASNVSQQNSQSVSDTQSSEIEVEFDEDEIRLKLQELEHALLEDGDDILFEISQASSINDEWTDPMKNVLLPNSPKESESSINCAVSNSRATRTPKQLLFDCATALSEYNIDEAQAIISDLRQMVSIQGDPSQRIAAYLVEGLAARIVASGNGIYKALTCKDPPTLYQLSAMQILFEICPCFRLGFMAANYAILEACRGEERLHIIDFDINQGSQYITLIQFLKNNANKPQHLRITGVDDPETVQRPIGGLKVIGQRLEQLAQDCGVSFEFRAVGANLGDVTPAMLDCRPGEALAVNFAFQLHHLPDESVSIMNERDQLLRMVKGLQPKLVTLVEQDANTNTAPFLTRFREVYDYYAALFDSLDATLPRESPDRMNVERQCLAREIVNILACEGPDRVERYEVAGKWRARMTMAGFTPCPFNSNVINGMKSILKSYCDRYKFEEDHGGLHFGWGEKTLIVSSAWQ, translated from the exons ATGTCTTTTGTTAGGCGAGCAGACCCGTCAACAGCTTACACAGATAATCTTTACATCCATAAATTTGCTGCATCAAGTTCAAACTTCGCTGTACGAAGATTTTCCTCTGATACACAGTTGTTCCGTTATGGCCCTGAACCATACAATGGTGAGTATGGACACATGGGTTTCATTGGATCACCATCGGCTGCATTTCAGAACTCTTTTTGTAGTCAGCAAGCTTCACTAACACCATACCCTTTAAATGCTGATGGACGATCTCCGAGTGTTGCAGATACACAGTCCAACTCATGCTCTGATGCAGCAAAAGAATCACCAGTGGCCTCCAATGTCTCTCAGCAAAACTCCCAGTCTGTATCAGATACTCAAAGCTCTGAAATTGAAGTAGAGTTTGATGAAGACGAGATTAGATTGAAGCTTCAGGAGCTAGAGCATGCTTTACTTGAGGATGGTGATGACATCTTGTTTGAGATTTCACAGGCAAGTAGCATAAATGATGAATGGACCGATCCGATGAAGAATGTATTGCTTCCAAACTCACCAAAAGAATCAGAATCAAGCATCAATTGTGCTGTTAGCAATAGTAGAGCCACACGGACTCCAAAGCAGTTGTTATTTGATTGTGCCACAGCATTATCTGAATACAACATAGATGAAGCACAGGCGATCATATCTGACCTCCGTCAGATGGTCTCAATTCAAGGGGACCCTTCTCAGAGGATTGCAGCTTACCTGGTGGAGGGCCTTGCTGCAAGAATAGTAGCTTCAGGGAATGGCATCTACAAGGCCTTGACTTGCAAGGATCCTCCAACTCTTTATCAGCTCTCAGCAATGCAAATCCTCTTTGAAATATGTCCATGCTTCCGTTTGGGTTTCATGGCTGCTAATTATGCTATACTTGAAGCCTGCAGAGGTGAAGAAAGATTGCACATTATCGACTTTGATATCAATCAGGGCAGCCAATACATTACATTGATACAATTTCTGAAAAACAATGCAAACAAACCACAGCATTTGAGGATAACTGGTGTTGATGATCCGGAGACGGTGCAGAGGCCAATTGGAGGTCTGAAGGTCATTGGGCAACGCCTAGAGCAGCTTGCACAGGACTGTGGAGTATCTTTTGAGTTCAGGGCAGTGGGTGCTAATCTCGGGGATGTTACACCTGCAATGCTAGATTGTCGTCCTGGGGAAGCACTTGCAGTCAATTTTGCATTCCAGCTGCACCACCTTCCTGACGAGAGTGTTTCGATTATGAATGAGAGAGACCAGCTCCTTCGCATGGTAAAGGGTCTCCAACCAAAGTTAGTGACCCTTGTTGAACAGGATGCCAATACTAATACTGCACCCTTTCTCACAAG GTTCCGTGAAGTCTATGATTACTACGCTGCACTTTTCGATTCACTGGATGCTACACTTCCGAGGGAAAGTCCGGATAGGATGAATGTGGAGAGGCAGTGCCTTGCACGGGAAATTGTTAACATATTAGCTTGTGAAGGTCCTGATCGTGTGGAGAG ATACGAAGTTGCTGGGAAATGGAGAGCAAGAATGACAATGGCTGGCTTCACACCATGCCCATTTAACAGCAATGTTATCAATGGAATGAAATCGATACTGAAATCGTACTGCGATAGGTATAAGTTCGAGGAGGACCATGGGGGACTTCACTTCGGTTGGGGGGAGAAAACTCTCATCGTCTCCTCCGCATGGCAATAG
- the LOC120673433 gene encoding F-box protein SKP2A-like yields the protein MDSVKPLSGLSNSFDTLMVSGGVEIRQAQNGGTETSLTDWKDLPMELLLRIMSIVGDDRMVIVASGVCTGWRDALGWGVANLSLSWCRDHMNDLVISLAHKFTKLQVLSLRQIKPQLEDSGVEAVAKYCHDLRELDLSRSFRLSDWSLYALAHGCPHLTRLNISGCSNFSDAALVFLGSQCKSLKCLNLCGCVRAASDRALQAIACNCGQLQSLNLGWCDSITDKGVTSLASGCPELRAVDLCGCVLITDESVVALANGCPHLRFLGLYYCQNITDRAMYSLAANGRVRSQGRGWDAARSGGGSNDRDGLASLNISQCTALTPPAVQAVCDSFPALHTCPERHSLNISGCLSLTSVHCACALHPHRAGRAILSNHAY from the exons ATGGATAGTGTGAAGCCACTGAGCGGATTGAGCAATTCGTTCGATACTCTTATGGTTTCTGGTGGTGTCGAGATTAGGCAGGCTCAGAATGGTGGCACTGAAACCAGCTTGACAGATTGGAAAGACCTCCCCATGGAGCTGCTCCTGCGGATTATGTCAATAGTTGGAGACGATAGGATGGTCATCGTGGCGTCCGGTGTATGCACAGGATGGCGCGATGCGTTAGGTTGGGGAGTTGCAAATCTTTCACTCTCATG GTGCCGAGATCACATGAATGACTTAGTGATATCCCTGGCTCACAAATTCACGAAGCTGCAAGTTCTATCTCTACGGCAGATCAAGCCTCAGCTTGAAGACAGCGGCGTTGAGGCTGTGGCCAAGTACTGTCATGATctgcgcgagctggatctcagCAGAAGCTTTCGGCTTAGTGACTGGTCCTTGTATGCTCTGGCTCATGGGTGCCCTCACCTCACAAGGCTCAACATCAGCGGGTGCTCCAATTTCAGCGACGCTGCTTTAGTGTTCCTCGGTAGCCAGTGCAAGAGCCTAAAATGCCTGAATCTGTGCGGGTGTGTTAGGGCAGCTTCTGACAGAGCACTTCAG GCCATTGCCTGTAACTGCGGCCAGCTGCAATCCTTGAACCTGGGCTGGTGCGATAGCATCACTGACAAAGGAGTGACCAGCTTGGCGTCAGGGTGCCCTGAACTCAGGGCTGTGGACTTGTGTGGTTGTGTTCTCATAACAG ATGAGAGCGTGGTTGCGCTGGCGAACGGCTGCCCTCACTTGCGGTTCCTGGGGCTGTACTACTGCCAGAACATCACGGACCGCGCCATGTACTCGCTGGCCGCGAACGGCCGCGTGAGGAGCCAGGGCCGGGGCTGGGACGctgcgaggagcggcggcggcagcaatgACCGGGACGGCCTGGCGAGCCTGAACATCAGCCAGTGCACGGCGCTGACTCCGCCTGCAGTGCAGGCGGTGTGCGACTCGTTCCCGGCGCTGCACACGTGCCCGGAGCGGCACTCGCTCAACATCAGCGGCTGCCTCAGCCTCACCTCCGTGCACTGCGCCTGCGCGCTCCACCCGCACCGCGCCGGGCGAGCCATCCTCTCCAACCACGCCTACTGA